The following proteins come from a genomic window of Streptomyces sp. GS7:
- a CDS encoding cytochrome P450, producing the protein MRRKATFRSVGLSRRPVNGPVPTPAEPPGPRLPAMVQTLLFARYRDRWFPRLRRTYGEVFSLSLAAPIRHNVVVLARQEAVDEVFGGAVDVLHAGAGNEVLRPILGDHSVLLTDEDEHRRLRRLLLPAFSSPALRTYEDMMRDVAVGEIERWPVGEVFCAHHRMRELTLEVIGQLILGVTAQARLAQLRPLMRSLTDIGQITLLGLSHPRLRRLPPWRRYLSVRRRLDDLIDAQVAHRRVAADDEGDVLSHLVQTGQKADGGGFGDAELRDQLVTLLLAGHETTATGLAWALHELSRSPEHLRRAQRAADEGDDAYLTAIFQETLRRRPVIYQVARCLTEPLTIAGHRLPAGTTVMPAIGLVHLDPTHHEQPEAFCPERFLDGRLPSPAWIPFGGGARRCPGAGFALLEATIVLREVLTRYDLRPDRARPETPRPRQVTHGPARGARLVVSHRGKNTVA; encoded by the coding sequence ATGCGGAGGAAAGCCACGTTCCGGTCTGTCGGGCTCTCGCGCCGGCCTGTGAACGGCCCGGTTCCCACGCCGGCCGAGCCGCCCGGACCCCGACTGCCCGCCATGGTGCAGACCCTGCTCTTCGCGCGGTACCGGGATCGCTGGTTCCCTCGACTGCGACGTACCTACGGCGAGGTGTTCTCGCTCTCCCTGGCGGCGCCGATCCGGCACAACGTCGTGGTCCTGGCCCGGCAGGAAGCCGTCGACGAGGTCTTCGGCGGGGCGGTCGACGTCCTGCACGCGGGTGCGGGCAACGAGGTCCTCAGACCCATCCTGGGCGATCACTCGGTGCTGCTCACCGACGAGGACGAACACCGCAGGTTGCGGCGGCTGCTGCTCCCCGCCTTCAGCAGTCCGGCCTTGCGCACATACGAGGACATGATGCGGGACGTGGCGGTGGGGGAGATCGAGCGGTGGCCGGTGGGAGAGGTGTTCTGTGCCCACCACCGCATGCGGGAACTCACGCTGGAGGTCATCGGCCAGCTGATTCTGGGAGTGACCGCACAGGCACGACTGGCCCAGCTGCGGCCACTGATGCGCAGCCTCACCGACATCGGCCAGATCACCCTGCTCGGACTGTCCCACCCTAGACTGCGCCGGCTGCCTCCCTGGCGCCGATACCTGTCCGTCCGGCGAAGACTGGACGACCTGATCGACGCCCAGGTGGCCCACCGACGGGTGGCGGCAGACGACGAGGGCGACGTGCTGTCCCATCTGGTGCAGACGGGACAGAAGGCGGACGGTGGTGGCTTCGGGGACGCGGAGCTGCGCGACCAACTCGTCACGCTGCTCCTCGCCGGGCACGAGACCACCGCGACCGGGTTGGCGTGGGCGCTGCACGAACTCAGTCGCAGCCCCGAGCACCTGCGCAGGGCACAACGGGCAGCCGACGAAGGCGACGATGCCTACCTGACGGCGATCTTCCAGGAGACGTTGCGCCGCAGGCCGGTGATCTATCAGGTGGCCCGGTGCCTGACCGAGCCGCTCACCATCGCAGGCCACCGGCTCCCCGCGGGTACAACGGTCATGCCCGCCATCGGCCTGGTCCATCTCGATCCCACGCACCACGAGCAACCAGAGGCGTTCTGCCCGGAACGGTTCCTGGACGGCCGGCTTCCGTCACCGGCCTGGATCCCCTTCGGAGGCGGAGCACGCCGATGCCCGGGCGCCGGATTCGCCTTGCTGGAGGCGACCATCGTGCTGCGGGAGGTACTCACCCGCTACGACCTGCGTCCCGATCGCGCCCGCCCGGAGACCCCACGCCCCCGCCAGGTCACCCACGGTCCGGCGCGAGGGGCGCGCCTCGTGGTCTCCCACCGGGGGAAAAACACCGTGGCTTGA